Genomic window (Candidatus Desulfofervidus auxilii):
ATCATGACTGCATAAATGAAGTGTTTTTATTTAAATGCGCTGAAGATATTGCTACAGGTGGAGGAAAGCCTGCTATTTTTTGTGAGAATTATGCATATTCTGTTTTGCCTTTATATGGGGTGCCATTAGAAGATGTAATTGAGTTTGCCCCTATTGGATGTGTAGAGATGGGTATACCTGGAAAAACATCCCTATTTGCTGGCTGTTTTATTAGTCTTCCCCATTGCCTTGAATTGGTCTTTACAAATGGCATTCATAGAAAGACTGGAAAAAAGATAGGTATAGAAACAGGAGATGTTGAAACATTTTTAAGCTTTAATGATTTTATAAATGCATTTTTTAAACAATTTGAATTTATCCATCATATTATTGTAAGTTATTTTAAAATTAGTCAGGTAGCTATAAGACCATACTTTGTCCCTTGTCTATTTAACTCAAGTTTGATTTCTGATTGTATTATTAAAGGAAAGGATCTTCATAGTGGTGGGGCAAGATATAATCAATTTTTTGCTACATATCCCGTAGGAATGGTAACAACAGTAAATTCACTTTATGCTGTGAAAAAGTTAGTATATGAAGAAAAAAAGATTAGCATGAAGGAACTTAAAGAGGCATTAGAGAAAAATTTTGAAGGAGAATACCGTAAAATAAGAAAAATTTGTTTAGAAGTGCCTAAGTATGGGAATGATATTGATGAAGTGGATGATATGCTTGGGGATTTATTTAAAGAAATTAGCAAGATTGTAATGAAAGAAAAAAATGCCTTTAATCATCCTATAGCCCCTGCTTATCTTGGTGTGACTGCCCATTATTTTCATGGAATAGGCTGTGGGGCTACACCTGATGGGCGTTTAGCCTATACTCCTTTTGCAGATGGTTCTTTATCTGCCTACCCTGGTACAGATAAAAATGGACCAACAGCACTTATAAAATCAGCAACAAAGGCAAATACTTCTCCTGCAGTAGCTACGCTTTTTAATATAAAATTGAATCCTTCTATTTTTAAATCAGCAGAGGGAATGAGAAAATTTTTAAGTCTTGTTAAGACCTATTCTGATTTAGGTGGTTATCATATCCAGTTTAATGTCATTGATAAAGAAACATTATTAAAGGCAAAAAAGTATCCTGAAAGGTATAGAGATTTATTAATCAGAGTGGCAGGATTTAGTGCCTATTTTGTAGATTTATCACCTACTGTTCAGGATGAGATTATTGCAAGAACAGAACATAATTTTTAAGGGGTGAAAAAATGAGAGTCTTATTTTTACAACCTCCTCTTGGGAGTTGGGTTTGTTGGGGAAAGCATGTTGCTATTAATGTAAATCATGCACAGTTGGCAGCAAATCTTAGAGAATGGTATCCAGAGATAGAGATAAAGGTATTGGATTGCAAGGCATTAGATATGGATGAAAGAAAGATGCTTGATGTGATTAAAGAAATAGAGCCTGACTTGGTCTATATGGGAGATGCCTTACAGACAAATGGTGTGGCAGCTACTCATCCCCGTTATAAAAGGACAGCTAGTTTGATTAAAAAATTAAATAAAAATATAAAGATATGTGTAGGTGGATTCTTTTATGGAGCAAATGCTCCCCAAATATTAAAAGAAACAAAAGAATTTGATTTTATTATTTATGGAGAAACAGAAGTCACTATGCCTGAATTAGCTAAAGAATTGAGTAAGAAAGAGCCAGATATCCCTTCGATAAAAGGGCTTGCTTATTGGGATAAAGATGAAGTAAAAGTTACCCCTTATCGCCCTTTATATGAAAATTTAGATGACTTACCACTTCCAGCATATGATTTATTCCCAATGGAAAGGTATAAATATATGGAGACTTATCATTCTAGAGGTTGTCCAAATGGATGTCGTTTTTGTGTAGGTTGGACAAATTATGATCCAAGAGGGAATAAAGATTGGATGCATTATCGCATAAGATCTGCTAAAAGGGTGGCAGATGAATTAGAGTTTTTAGAAAAAAGATTTGGTGTGAAATATATAGTAATGATGGATGAGGATTTTAATGTTTATCGTTCAAGGATTGAGGGATTAATAGAAGAGATATTTAAGCGAGGACTTAAGGTAAAATATTTCTTTATGGGAAGAGCGCCTTATTTTTTAAGAGATAAGGATTTACTTAAAGATTTAAAAAAATCGGGGTTTATTCAATGTCTATTTGGTCTTGAGGTAACAGATGAAAAGACATTAAAAAAGATTGGGAAAGGGATTACGGTGGAAGAAGTAGAAGAAGTAGTAGCAAAATGTAGGGAAAATCATATTGGGACTTTAATTTCTTGGATGGTAGGGTTTCCAGATGATGATGAAGAGACTATTAAAAAGAGATTTGAAAGGTTAGATAAAATTGACCCAGATATCTCTTCTCTTCAAATGTTAACACCATTACCAGGTATCCCTATGTATTCTGAGATTGAACCTTATATTGAAGAAAGGGATTTAAGCAAATGGGACTTTTTTCATCCTGTGATAAGGACAAAATATTTAACAAGAGAAGAATTGGGGAAATTAGCTGCTTGGTGTAATTATAAATTCTTTAGTAATCCGGAAAGGAGAAAAAGAATATTGTTTAATAAAAATTTGGATCCATTTTGTAGAATTTCTTTTAGAGTCTATATAAAAACAATAAATGATTATACAAGAGCAGCTATTAAAGGAGAAGTTTTTATTTAACCTTACTCTTTTGATTTTCACCTTTATATGGAACAGGTATATATTGAACAGAAGGTCGTCTTTGTACAGGTTGAGGATAAAGGCTCATAAGTTGATAGATTTCTACTGGCATATTTGTAGAGACAGGCAGACCTAATTCCTTTGCTTCTTCATAAGTAATAGGATAATCATGTGTCCATTCTCCTCTTGAAAGTAAATCCGCAATCTCTTCTGCCTTTTTCTCTGGCATCTTTCCCATCAAGATATTTTTTATACATTTTTTTACCTGTTTAATTGCCTTATTTGAAATATCAGCCA
Coding sequences:
- a CDS encoding B12-binding domain-containing radical SAM protein; protein product: MRVLFLQPPLGSWVCWGKHVAINVNHAQLAANLREWYPEIEIKVLDCKALDMDERKMLDVIKEIEPDLVYMGDALQTNGVAATHPRYKRTASLIKKLNKNIKICVGGFFYGANAPQILKETKEFDFIIYGETEVTMPELAKELSKKEPDIPSIKGLAYWDKDEVKVTPYRPLYENLDDLPLPAYDLFPMERYKYMETYHSRGCPNGCRFCVGWTNYDPRGNKDWMHYRIRSAKRVADELEFLEKRFGVKYIVMMDEDFNVYRSRIEGLIEEIFKRGLKVKYFFMGRAPYFLRDKDLLKDLKKSGFIQCLFGLEVTDEKTLKKIGKGITVEEVEEVVAKCRENHIGTLISWMVGFPDDDEETIKKRFERLDKIDPDISSLQMLTPLPGIPMYSEIEPYIEERDLSKWDFFHPVIRTKYLTREELGKLAAWCNYKFFSNPERRKRILFNKNLDPFCRISFRVYIKTINDYTRAAIKGEVFI